A stretch of DNA from Bradyrhizobium algeriense:
AACACGTAATCGGCCGAGTAGGGGACGCTTTCATAGGCGCCTGCCTTGTAGCAGGCGCCATTGAGCTTTCCACCCGACGTGTTGATCCGTTGCACTGTCGTCACCGGACTGAGAACACCGCTGCCGCGCCGGGAAGCCACTCCGAGCTTCAGCCAGGGAATGTCCATCGCGACCTGCCCTGGGGCGGTGCCGACGACCTGGCCGACCACCGCGCTGCCGTCGCTGTACTCCCAGTTCGGTCCGGCATAGTGCCGGCCGACCGTCTTTCCGTCCAGGAAAAGCGTCGCGATCGGCTCGCGAAACACCCAGGCGAGTGCGCCGTCGGCGCCGGTCTTGCACTCGTAGACCTGCGCGCCTTCGGCATGCAGCGTGAGCATCACGGTTTCACCCGGTGCTGCGATGGCCTCGGGAAGCGATTTCTGGGCGGATGCGCTGACGAGCGACCCGGTGAGAAAGATGGCAGTGAGTACGGCGTTCTTAGGGAACGACACGGTATTGCTCCGTCGTTGGTTTTTTTATCACTGCGAGCCAACGGCCGCGCGAATGCGCGACCGACGACAGGCTCCGAGCAATCCATCGTACCCCAAGCTGAGGCATGGATTGTTCGTCGCTCTGCCCCTCGCGATGATGTGGAGGGACTTGCGATAAGGCGGCTTACGCCGCCATCGCCTTGGCAAGGTTATCCGAGACCTTGTCGAGGAAGCCGGTCGTGGACAGCCAGCGCTGGTCGGCGCCGACCAAAAGCGCGAGGTCCTTGGTCATGTAGCCTTCCTCAACGGTCGCGACGCAGACCTTTTCCAGCG
This window harbors:
- a CDS encoding DUF3455 domain-containing protein, with the translated sequence MFLTGSLVSASAQKSLPEAIAAPGETVMLTLHAEGAQVYECKTGADGALAWVFREPIATLFLDGKTVGRHYAGPNWEYSDGSAVVGQVVGTAPGQVAMDIPWLKLGVASRRGSGVLSPVTTVQRINTSGGKLNGACYKAGAYESVPYSADYVFLRKG